The following proteins are encoded in a genomic region of Oncorhynchus kisutch isolate 150728-3 linkage group LG4, Okis_V2, whole genome shotgun sequence:
- the LOC109881285 gene encoding TSC22 domain family protein 2-like isoform X3 — translation MSKMPAKKKSCFQITSVTQAQVAASSITDDTESLDDPDESRTEDVSSKIFDVSLVDPGVCDRSSSEETLNNAGEAEAAVMALHLLQEGQPVAATGPFNGSHALRSTGLSHINPQFLGGSVPVPAASQPSIPTSATQQLTTVNAGPAANVSPSVSQTTPAAPSSTTTTSCSSRFRVIKLDHSTGEPFRRGRWTCIEFYERDSEGSSMSRTVDSIKHAVTIDHNADSGLGTTGSNVVAPSTLSTQAQESTGDSGYYTFHHGHPPELQQQGYSQEPQTGSGANALQPTGYSATVSQAQANVQPAVPQMLHPIGLNGVPQGGMLQKSPLVPLATQAQQFAYSAHPSGMHPSQLDYRQQHLAPLQPQGSNPQAHPMASLSVGPLSSQGPSSVNTPQAGELSGSLHGSPLASTHGLLLQVASGAVMSPALQQPVSHPQPSGGMGRASAVQNVPATVSSATNTPPGMPSQAPDPGGLPLAQVARGEATAGQGLPTASQGDDSRRRSDTLPQPNATPGKDGMRPFIPESLQLATPTVNSLFGIAIPMDGDEDGTATLTAT, via the exons ATGTCAAAAATGCCAGCAAAGAAGAAGAGTTGTTTTCAGATTACGAGTGTGACACAGGCTCAGGTGGCGGCCAGTAGCATCACGGATGACACCGAGAGTCTGGACGACCCGGACGAATCCAGGACCGAGGATGTGTCATCCAAAATATTCGACGTGTCCCTGGTCGATCCGGGAGTATGTGATCGAAGTTCATCTGAGGAGACTTTAAACAATGCAGGGGAGGCGGAGGCAGCTGTCATGGCCTTACATTTACTTCAAGAGGGGCAGCCAGTAGCTGCAACAGGTCCTTTTAATGGGAGCCATGCTCTTAGAAGTACAGGCCTGAGCCATATCAACCCACAATTTTTAGGGGGTAGTGTTCCTGTACCAGCTGCGAGTCAGCCCTCCATTCCAACCTCTGCCACCCAGCAGCTGACAACAGTCAACGCTGGCCCTGCTGCAAATGTTTCCCCAAGTGTATCTCAAACGACCCCCGCGGCGCCTAGCTCTACAACGACGACAAGCTGTAGTTCACGTTTCAGGGTCATTAAACTTGACCACAGTACAGGAGAGCCCTTCAGACGGGGCAGATGGACATGTATTGAGTTCTATGAGAGAGATTCAGAGGGCTCTAGCATGAGCAGGACTGTGGATAGCATAAAACACGCTGTCACTATTGACCACAATGCAGACAGTGGGCTAGGGACCACAGGAAGCAATGTGGTTGCTCCTAGTACTCTCTCCACACAGGCTCAGGAGTCCACAGGTGATAGTGGCTACTACACTTTCCACCATGGCCACCCTCCGGAGCTTCAGCAGCAAGGCTACAGCCAAGAGCCCCAGACAGGGAGTGGGGCGAATGCCTTACAGCCCACAGGGTACTCAGCGACGGTATCGCAGGCACAGGCCAACGTGCAGCCCGCTGTCCCCCAAATGCTTCACCCTATTGGCCTCAATGGCGTGCCCCAAGGTGGCATGCTGCAAAAATCGCCCCTTGTGCCTCTTGCCACGCAGGCCCAGCAGTTTGCCTACTCCGCTCATCCCTCTGGAATGCACCCCAGTCAGCTGGACTACCGACAGCAGCACTTAGCCCCTCTACAGCCTCAGGGCTCCAACCCTCAAGCCCACCCCATGGCCTCCCTCTCTGTGGGGCCTCTGTCGAGTCAGGGCCCCTCGTCTGTCAACACCCCTCAGGCTGGAGAGCTGTCTGGGTCTTTGCACGGCAGTCCATTAGCCTCGACCCATGGCCTGTTGCTGCAGGTAGCCAGCGGGGCCGTTATGTCTCCTGCCCTACAGCAGCCGGTGAGTCATCCTCAGccttcaggaggaatgggcaggGCCTCCGCTGTCCAGAATGTGCCTGCCACAGTGTCCAGTGCCACCAACACCCCCCCAGGCATGCCAAGCCAGGCCCCTGACCCAGGAGGACTCCCCCTGGCCCAGGTAGCTCGCGGTGAGGCCACAGCCGGGCAGGGCCTTCCCACGGCCAGCCAGGGGGACGACAGCCGCAGGAGGTCGGACACCCTTCCTCAGCCCAATGCAACCCCTGGAAAAGATGGCATGAGGCCTTTCATCCCTGAGAGCTTGCAGCTGGCCACTCCCACCGTCAACAGCCTGTTCGGGATAGCCATTCCCATGGATGGAGATGAGGATGG AACTGCAACGTTGACAGCCACCTAA